In the Drosophila takahashii strain IR98-3 E-12201 chromosome 3R, DtakHiC1v2, whole genome shotgun sequence genome, one interval contains:
- the LOC108061370 gene encoding uncharacterized protein isoform X2 produces MRKSSGGFQAPPTENGAENDLGSSVRLLRIPRAAPAMENYGFQLTRSKWDPYPWVCEVAAGTPAALCGLKPGDCVLEVNGHDVLGLRVAEIAKMVKSQKDCVTILCWNSECDKDCDNNSICCAPMPTSLRRLSLVLESILRLVECPVCGVTISPPAMQCQNGHLLCVDCRIRSERCPVCRDFYTPRRALLAEQIFLTIANAFEMCRSEDKLRQKLFAGITRPVVQSRITDRQEAATWRKRRPVLPTNKFLTKLLEGCAYSTDNLSPSNAATLLRSSVTLDDSSEIPARTSPVTEAATPPQRTTMHAMHDANAEHPSLSTNDLQQEGVKPNAGGGDENKDEDEESRTDSSHSSAASWHPPSTASINESSGLQPIRIPPVTPSVDLPQQVVQTKPASLMYRCCPCELQDPRDPAKDLHQNCCYKSAFRLL; encoded by the exons ATGAGGAAATCGTCGGGAGGATTTCAGGCCCCGCCCACTGAAAATGGCGCGGAGAACGACTTGGGCTCCTCCGTTCGCCTGCTGAGGATCCCGCGGGCTGCTCCTGCCATGGAGAATTACGGTTTCCAGCTGACCCGCAGCAAGTGGGACCCCTATCCATGG GTATGCGAAGTGGCTGCCGGCACACCTGCCGCACTCTGCGGCCTTAAACCCGGCGATTGTGTTCTGGAG GTTAATGGCCACGATGTTTTGGGTCTTAGAGTTGCTGAAATTGCCAAAATGGTCAAAAGCCAAAAGGATTGCGTCACAATTCTCTGCTGGAACAGTGAGTGTGATAAGGACTGTGATAATAAT AGCATCTGCTGCGCCCCCATGCCCACGAGTCTGCGACGCCTGTCGCTCGTCCTGGAGAGCATCCTGCGCCTCGTCGAGTGTCCTGTCTGCGGGGTGACCATCTCCCCGCCGGCGATGCAGTGCCAAAATGGACACCTGCTCTGCGTGGACTGTCGCATCCGCTCCGAGCGTTGTCCTGTCTGCCGGGACTTCTACACGCCCCGCCGGGCTCTGTTGGCGGAGCAGATTTTCCTGACCATCGCCAACGCCTTCGAGATGTGCCGCTCGGAGGATAAGCTGCGGCAGAAGCTCTTCGCCGGGATAACACGGCCGGTGGTGCAGAGCAGGATAACGGATCGGCAGGAGGCGGCCACCTGGCGAAAGCGCAGACCTGTGCTGCCGACGAACAAGTTCCTAACCAAGTTGCTGGAGGGCTGTGCCTACTCTACGGACAACCTCTCCCCCTCGAATGCCGCCACCCTGCTGCGAAGCAGTGTCACACTGGATGACTCCAGCGAAATCCCGGCGAGGACATCGCCAGTGACAgaggctgccacgccccctcaaaGGACAACAATGCATGCCATGCATGACGCGAATGCGGAGCATCCTTCACTCTCGACGAATGATTTACAGCAGGAAGGAGTTAAGCCGAATGCCGGGGGCGGTGACGAGAAcaaggatgaggatgaggaatCGAGAACGGACAGCAGCCACAGCTCCGCCGCATCCTGGCATCCTCCTTCTACAGCCTCCATCAATGAATCTTCCGGGCTGCAGCCCATTCGCATACCTCCTGTCACTCCCAGCGTAGATTTGCCCCAGCAGGTTGTCCAAACTAAGCCGGCCTCGCTGATGTACCGCTGCTGTCCCTGCGAGCTACAGGATCCACGGGATCCTGCAAAGGACCTCCATCAGAACTGCTGCTACAAATCCGCTTTCCGTTTGCTTTGA
- the LOC108061370 gene encoding uncharacterized protein isoform X1, which produces MRKSSGGFQAPPTENGAENDLGSSVRLLRIPRAAPAMENYGFQLTRSKWDPYPWVCEVAAGTPAALCGLKPGDCVLEPIYFQVNGHDVLGLRVAEIAKMVKSQKDCVTILCWNSECDKDCDNNSICCAPMPTSLRRLSLVLESILRLVECPVCGVTISPPAMQCQNGHLLCVDCRIRSERCPVCRDFYTPRRALLAEQIFLTIANAFEMCRSEDKLRQKLFAGITRPVVQSRITDRQEAATWRKRRPVLPTNKFLTKLLEGCAYSTDNLSPSNAATLLRSSVTLDDSSEIPARTSPVTEAATPPQRTTMHAMHDANAEHPSLSTNDLQQEGVKPNAGGGDENKDEDEESRTDSSHSSAASWHPPSTASINESSGLQPIRIPPVTPSVDLPQQVVQTKPASLMYRCCPCELQDPRDPAKDLHQNCCYKSAFRLL; this is translated from the exons ATGAGGAAATCGTCGGGAGGATTTCAGGCCCCGCCCACTGAAAATGGCGCGGAGAACGACTTGGGCTCCTCCGTTCGCCTGCTGAGGATCCCGCGGGCTGCTCCTGCCATGGAGAATTACGGTTTCCAGCTGACCCGCAGCAAGTGGGACCCCTATCCATGG GTATGCGAAGTGGCTGCCGGCACACCTGCCGCACTCTGCGGCCTTAAACCCGGCGATTGTGTTCTGGAG CCTATATATTTTCAGGTTAATGGCCACGATGTTTTGGGTCTTAGAGTTGCTGAAATTGCCAAAATGGTCAAAAGCCAAAAGGATTGCGTCACAATTCTCTGCTGGAACAGTGAGTGTGATAAGGACTGTGATAATAAT AGCATCTGCTGCGCCCCCATGCCCACGAGTCTGCGACGCCTGTCGCTCGTCCTGGAGAGCATCCTGCGCCTCGTCGAGTGTCCTGTCTGCGGGGTGACCATCTCCCCGCCGGCGATGCAGTGCCAAAATGGACACCTGCTCTGCGTGGACTGTCGCATCCGCTCCGAGCGTTGTCCTGTCTGCCGGGACTTCTACACGCCCCGCCGGGCTCTGTTGGCGGAGCAGATTTTCCTGACCATCGCCAACGCCTTCGAGATGTGCCGCTCGGAGGATAAGCTGCGGCAGAAGCTCTTCGCCGGGATAACACGGCCGGTGGTGCAGAGCAGGATAACGGATCGGCAGGAGGCGGCCACCTGGCGAAAGCGCAGACCTGTGCTGCCGACGAACAAGTTCCTAACCAAGTTGCTGGAGGGCTGTGCCTACTCTACGGACAACCTCTCCCCCTCGAATGCCGCCACCCTGCTGCGAAGCAGTGTCACACTGGATGACTCCAGCGAAATCCCGGCGAGGACATCGCCAGTGACAgaggctgccacgccccctcaaaGGACAACAATGCATGCCATGCATGACGCGAATGCGGAGCATCCTTCACTCTCGACGAATGATTTACAGCAGGAAGGAGTTAAGCCGAATGCCGGGGGCGGTGACGAGAAcaaggatgaggatgaggaatCGAGAACGGACAGCAGCCACAGCTCCGCCGCATCCTGGCATCCTCCTTCTACAGCCTCCATCAATGAATCTTCCGGGCTGCAGCCCATTCGCATACCTCCTGTCACTCCCAGCGTAGATTTGCCCCAGCAGGTTGTCCAAACTAAGCCGGCCTCGCTGATGTACCGCTGCTGTCCCTGCGAGCTACAGGATCCACGGGATCCTGCAAAGGACCTCCATCAGAACTGCTGCTACAAATCCGCTTTCCGTTTGCTTTGA